A genomic segment from Pseudomonas sessilinigenes encodes:
- a CDS encoding ACP phosphodiesterase — protein MNYLAHLHLGGQRPGQLLGSLYGDFVKGRLQGEFTPEVEAAIQLHRRIDTYTDSHALVTAALGRFSLTRRRYAGIVIDVFFDHCLARDWVQYADHPLQSFTANVYQVLAAEPQLPGRLAQIAPYMAADDWLGSYRDFQVLEQVLRGIARRLSRPEELTAAMGELERLYQPLSEDFREFYPQLQAFAAQYTAPSPGR, from the coding sequence ATGAATTATCTCGCACATCTGCACCTCGGCGGCCAGCGCCCGGGTCAATTACTTGGCAGCCTCTACGGCGACTTCGTCAAAGGCCGCCTGCAAGGGGAGTTCACCCCGGAGGTCGAGGCGGCGATCCAGCTGCATCGGCGTATCGACACCTACACCGACAGCCATGCGCTGGTGACGGCGGCGTTGGGACGTTTTTCCCTGACCCGGCGGCGTTACGCCGGCATCGTCATCGACGTGTTCTTCGATCACTGCCTGGCCCGGGACTGGGTCCAGTACGCCGATCACCCGCTGCAGTCGTTCACTGCCAATGTGTACCAGGTATTGGCCGCCGAGCCGCAGCTACCAGGGCGCCTGGCACAGATCGCGCCCTACATGGCGGCCGATGACTGGCTGGGGTCCTATCGGGATTTTCAGGTGCTGGAGCAGGTTCTGAGGGGCATTGCCCGGCGTCTGTCGCGGCCTGAGGAACTGACCGCGGCGATGGGCGAGCTGGAGCGGCTATACCAGCCCTTGAGCGAGGATTTTCGCGAGTTCTACCCGCAGTTGCAGGCCTTCGCCGCGCAGTACACCGCCCCGTCGCCGGGGCGCTGA
- a CDS encoding lysophospholipid acyltransferase family protein: MRRLRVYGRIARVLLVVALGLSMASVFGVLERLRVSHSMVRRQRWSRFFMARLSNALPFQVRVHGDLPSQPMLWVSNHVSWTDIPLLGMLAPLSFLSKAEVRTWPVAGWLAAKAGSLFIRRGAGDSQLIRKQMTRHLQEQHPLLLFPEGTTTDGRGLRTFHGRLLASAIEAEVCLQPVAIRYLRDGQIDNLAPFVGDDDLLSHLLRLFANDQGQVEIHLLKPIPCLGQERAALAFQAQQAVHKALFDDVLQPDEPRRNGELVAA, translated from the coding sequence ATGCGCCGGCTCCGGGTCTACGGGCGCATCGCCCGGGTGCTGCTGGTGGTGGCGCTGGGCCTGAGCATGGCCAGCGTCTTCGGGGTACTGGAACGCCTGAGGGTGAGCCACTCCATGGTCCGGCGCCAACGCTGGTCGCGCTTCTTCATGGCTCGCCTGAGCAACGCCCTGCCTTTCCAGGTCAGGGTACATGGTGACTTGCCAAGCCAGCCGATGCTCTGGGTCAGCAACCATGTGTCCTGGACCGATATTCCGCTGCTGGGCATGCTCGCGCCGTTGTCGTTCCTGTCCAAGGCTGAAGTGCGTACCTGGCCCGTGGCCGGATGGTTGGCCGCCAAGGCCGGCAGCCTGTTCATCCGCCGCGGCGCCGGGGATAGCCAATTGATCCGCAAGCAAATGACCCGGCACCTGCAGGAGCAGCATCCCCTGCTGCTGTTTCCCGAAGGCACCACGACCGACGGCCGGGGCCTGCGTACCTTCCATGGTCGCTTGCTGGCCAGTGCCATCGAGGCCGAGGTGTGCCTGCAGCCGGTGGCGATCCGTTACCTGCGCGATGGCCAGATCGATAACCTGGCACCCTTCGTGGGCGACGATGACCTGCTGTCCCACCTGCTGCGCCTGTTCGCCAACGACCAGGGCCAGGTGGAAATCCACCTGCTCAAGCCGATTCCCTGCCTGGGCCAGGAACGCGCGGCGCTGGCCTTCCAGGCCCAGCAGGCGGTGCACAAAGCCCTGTTCGATGATGTATTGCAGCCAGACGAACCGCGCCGCAATGGCGAACTGGTCGCCGCCTGA